One region of Chitinivorax sp. B genomic DNA includes:
- a CDS encoding ClpXP protease specificity-enhancing factor, translating into MSEISTKPYMIRAIHQWCVDSGYTPYLAVAVLDDNVKVPHEFVKDGEIVLNIGYGATKDLDLGNDWIMFSARFGGVAREIIVPVGAVISIFARETGTGMSFPPEATTPPTEPPLSPTPTDGTTDRAKSRAKLQVIK; encoded by the coding sequence ATGAGTGAAATCTCCACCAAGCCGTACATGATTCGTGCCATTCACCAATGGTGCGTTGACAGCGGCTACACGCCGTACTTGGCGGTTGCTGTGCTCGACGACAATGTCAAAGTTCCCCATGAATTCGTCAAAGACGGTGAGATTGTCCTGAACATCGGCTATGGCGCTACCAAGGATCTCGACCTCGGTAACGATTGGATCATGTTCTCTGCGCGTTTTGGCGGGGTTGCACGTGAGATCATCGTGCCTGTTGGTGCGGTCATCTCAATCTTTGCCCGGGAAACAGGCACAGGTATGAGTTTCCCACCCGAAGCGACCACACCACCGACCGAGCCGCCACTATCGCCAACACCAACGGATGGTACGACTGACCGAGCCAAAAGCCGCGCCAAGCTGCAGGTGATCAAATAA
- a CDS encoding glutathione S-transferase N-terminal domain-containing protein, producing the protein MMILYSGTTCPFSHSCRIVLFEKGMDFQINDVDVHNKPEDLAVMNPYNEVPVLVERDLILHESNIINEYIDERFPHPQLMPADPIMRARARLFLYRFSQELFCHVRVLENSSSTKKDQDKARKAISENLSQIAPIFSKQKFMLGDEFSMLDVAIAPLLWRLEHYGVDFSKPNPHLLKYAERLFSRQAFIDSLTPAEKAMRK; encoded by the coding sequence ATGATGATCCTGTACTCAGGTACCACCTGCCCTTTCAGCCACAGCTGCCGTATCGTTTTGTTTGAGAAGGGAATGGATTTCCAGATCAACGATGTCGACGTGCACAACAAGCCCGAAGATCTCGCCGTCATGAACCCGTACAATGAAGTGCCCGTACTGGTTGAACGCGATCTGATTCTGCATGAATCGAACATCATCAATGAGTATATTGACGAGCGCTTCCCGCACCCTCAACTGATGCCGGCCGATCCGATCATGCGCGCACGTGCTCGCCTGTTCCTTTACCGCTTCAGCCAAGAGTTGTTCTGCCATGTCCGTGTGCTGGAAAACAGCTCCAGCACCAAGAAGGATCAGGATAAGGCACGCAAAGCCATCAGCGAGAATTTGAGCCAGATTGCACCGATCTTCTCCAAGCAGAAATTCATGCTGGGTGATGAATTCTCAATGCTGGATGTTGCCATCGCGCCATTGTTGTGGCGCCTGGAACATTATGGCGTTGATTTCTCCAAACCCAATCCGCATCTGCTGAAGTATGCTGAGCGTCTGTTCAGCCGCCAGGCCTTTATCGATTCACTGACGCCTGCCGAAAAGGCCATGCGCAAATAA
- a CDS encoding cytochrome c1: MKKLFSKLLVALLTLPLMAIASEDVKLDKAEVDTRNFESLQRGAKLFVNYCLNCHSAAYMRYNRLQDIGLTEQQIKDNFLFSKEAKVGDLMKVSMTAPDGKNWLGAPPPDLTVIARSRGADWLYTYLRGFYRDDTRPTGWNNTVFDKVGMPHALYELQGDQVLEVKKGEHGHEEKTLKLIKAGTLTSLKDGKPDTREYDQLVGDLVNYLVFMGEPSRNTRETIGYIVLLFLILVMVPLTYALKSEYWKDVH; this comes from the coding sequence ATGAAAAAATTGTTCAGCAAATTGCTGGTTGCCCTACTTACGCTACCGCTAATGGCAATAGCCAGCGAAGATGTGAAACTCGATAAGGCGGAAGTCGACACCCGTAACTTCGAATCACTACAACGCGGCGCCAAGCTGTTCGTCAATTATTGCTTGAACTGCCACAGCGCTGCCTACATGCGTTACAACCGCCTGCAGGATATCGGCCTGACAGAGCAGCAAATCAAAGATAATTTCCTGTTCAGCAAGGAAGCCAAAGTTGGTGACCTGATGAAAGTATCCATGACGGCTCCAGATGGCAAGAACTGGCTGGGCGCCCCCCCGCCAGATCTGACCGTGATTGCCCGTTCTCGTGGTGCAGATTGGCTGTATACCTACCTGCGTGGTTTCTACCGTGATGACACTCGCCCAACTGGCTGGAACAACACCGTATTTGACAAGGTTGGCATGCCACATGCCTTGTATGAACTACAGGGCGACCAAGTGCTTGAAGTGAAAAAAGGCGAGCATGGCCATGAGGAAAAAACCCTCAAGCTGATCAAGGCTGGCACTCTGACCAGCCTGAAAGATGGCAAGCCCGATACCCGTGAGTACGACCAATTGGTCGGTGACCTGGTGAACTATCTGGTGTTCATGGGTGAACCTTCACGCAATACCCGCGAAACGATTGGCTATATCGTGCTGCTGTTCTTGATTCTGGTGATGGTGCCACTGACATATGCACTGAAATCGGAATACTGGAAAGACGTGCACTAA